The Pseudomonas azadiae genome includes a window with the following:
- a CDS encoding DUF2897 family protein, translating to MPWYAWLIMVVAIGSIVGGLMMLRDSANKVELTDEQRKRVAERNAQADAKDAQDR from the coding sequence ATGCCGTGGTACGCGTGGTTGATAATGGTGGTCGCGATCGGTTCGATCGTCGGTGGATTGATGATGCTGCGTGACAGCGCCAACAAAGTGGAACTCACCGACGAACAACGCAAGCGCGTGGCCGAACGCAACGCCCAGGCGGATGCCAAGGACGCGCAGGATCGCTGA
- the eat gene encoding ethanolamine permease, with product MNTQLKPTLGTLHLWGIAVGLVISGEYFGWSYGWGVAGTLGFLVTSLMVAAMYTCFIFSFTELTTAIPHAGGPFAYSRRAFGEKGGLIAGLATLIEFVFAPPAIALAIGAYLNVQFPALDPKHAAVGAYIVFMGLNILGVKLAATFELVVCVLAVAELLVFMGVVAPAFSFSNFALNGWAGSDTFGAPAIAGMFAAIPFAIWFFLAIEGAAMAAEEAKDPKRTIPKAYISGILTLVILAMGVMFFAGGVGDWRTLSNINDPLPQAMKTVVGDSSGWLHMLVWIGLFGLVASFHGIILGYSRQFFALARAGYLPSFLAKLSRFQTPHRAILAGGVVGIAAIYSDGLINLGGMTLTAAMITMAVFGAIVMYIMSMLSLFKLRKTEPLLERTFRAPGYPIVPGIALVLALVCLVAMAWFNTLIGLIFLGFMAVGFAYFQMTAQDRADAPADAMLTGL from the coding sequence ATGAACACACAACTCAAACCCACCTTGGGCACCCTGCACTTATGGGGCATCGCCGTCGGCCTGGTCATTTCCGGCGAATACTTCGGCTGGAGCTATGGCTGGGGCGTGGCCGGGACCTTGGGGTTCCTGGTGACCTCACTGATGGTCGCCGCGATGTACACCTGCTTCATCTTCAGTTTCACCGAGCTGACTACTGCGATTCCTCACGCGGGCGGTCCGTTTGCCTACAGCCGGCGCGCCTTTGGTGAGAAAGGCGGCTTGATCGCCGGCCTCGCGACCCTGATCGAATTCGTCTTTGCGCCCCCCGCCATCGCCCTGGCCATCGGCGCTTACCTGAATGTGCAGTTTCCGGCACTCGACCCCAAGCACGCAGCCGTCGGTGCGTATATCGTGTTCATGGGCCTGAATATCCTCGGCGTCAAACTCGCCGCGACCTTCGAGCTGGTGGTGTGCGTGCTCGCCGTCGCGGAGTTGCTGGTGTTCATGGGCGTCGTCGCGCCCGCCTTCAGCTTCAGCAACTTCGCCCTGAACGGCTGGGCCGGTTCCGACACCTTCGGCGCCCCGGCGATTGCCGGCATGTTTGCCGCGATTCCCTTCGCCATCTGGTTTTTCCTCGCCATCGAAGGCGCGGCCATGGCGGCCGAAGAAGCGAAAGATCCGAAGCGCACCATTCCAAAAGCCTACATCAGCGGCATCTTGACCCTGGTGATCCTGGCCATGGGCGTGATGTTCTTTGCCGGCGGCGTCGGTGACTGGCGCACCCTGTCGAACATCAACGACCCCTTGCCGCAAGCCATGAAAACCGTGGTCGGCGACAGCTCCGGCTGGTTGCACATGCTGGTATGGATCGGCCTGTTCGGCCTGGTGGCGAGTTTCCATGGCATCATTCTCGGCTATTCGCGCCAATTCTTTGCCCTGGCCCGCGCCGGTTACCTGCCGTCTTTTCTCGCCAAACTGTCGCGGTTCCAGACACCGCACCGGGCCATCCTCGCCGGCGGCGTCGTGGGTATCGCCGCCATCTACAGCGACGGCCTGATCAATCTGGGCGGCATGACCCTGACCGCCGCCATGATCACCATGGCGGTATTCGGCGCCATCGTGATGTACATCATGAGCATGCTCAGCCTGTTCAAACTGCGCAAGACCGAACCGCTGCTGGAACGCACCTTCCGCGCGCCCGGCTACCCCATCGTGCCAGGCATTGCCTTGGTGCTGGCGCTGGTGTGCCTAGTCGCCATGGCCTGGTTCAACACACTGATCGGGCTGATCTTCCTGGGCTTCATGGCCGTGGGCTTCGCCTACTTCCAGATGACCGCGCAAGACCGCGCCGATGCACCAGCGGATGCGATGTTGACCGGGCTCTGA
- the kdpF gene encoding K(+)-transporting ATPase subunit F, with protein MSVLDGVSLLLAVALFIYLLVALLRADRN; from the coding sequence ATGAGTGTTCTGGACGGGGTGTCACTGCTATTGGCCGTGGCGCTGTTCATTTATCTGCTGGTTGCGCTGTTACGCGCGGATCGGAACTAG
- a CDS encoding glycosyltransferase family 2 protein → MGSSDIPVSVREKWEVPSFEVSLWLGRRHPWCVVIPVINEGDRIKNMLSRMAVLNISDRADIIIVDGGTSDGSLDIRALQEVEVRGLLVKTAAGKLSAQLRCAYAFALDQGYEGIITIDGNDKDDPEAIPRFIEALKSGVDFVQASRFVMGGVAENTPKSRDFAIRFIHAPMLSLFSGFNWTDTTQGFRAYSRALLLDPRIAPFRDIFTTYELLAYLSYRAPKLGYRCMELATARRYPKGEVPTKISSVRGNLSILSVLFKTCFGSYNPQP, encoded by the coding sequence ATGGGCTCCTCTGATATTCCAGTTTCGGTGCGTGAAAAATGGGAGGTTCCATCCTTCGAAGTATCTCTATGGCTCGGGCGTCGGCATCCCTGGTGTGTGGTTATCCCAGTAATCAATGAGGGGGACCGCATCAAGAATATGTTGAGCAGAATGGCAGTTCTCAATATTTCTGATAGGGCTGACATTATAATCGTCGATGGTGGTACGAGCGACGGCTCGCTGGACATTCGCGCCTTGCAGGAGGTGGAGGTGAGGGGGCTTCTGGTCAAGACGGCGGCCGGTAAGCTGAGCGCACAGCTTCGTTGTGCTTATGCTTTCGCGCTGGATCAAGGGTACGAAGGGATTATCACCATTGACGGAAATGATAAAGATGATCCGGAAGCCATCCCACGATTTATAGAGGCTTTGAAGAGCGGGGTAGATTTTGTACAGGCATCGCGTTTTGTGATGGGCGGTGTGGCGGAGAATACGCCCAAGTCTCGGGATTTTGCCATTCGCTTTATTCACGCGCCGATGCTCAGTCTTTTTTCAGGGTTCAACTGGACTGATACTACGCAAGGCTTTCGTGCCTACAGCCGTGCGCTGTTATTGGATCCAAGAATCGCCCCGTTTCGCGATATATTTACAACATATGAGCTGCTGGCTTACCTTTCATATCGGGCTCCGAAGTTAGGATATCGTTGTATGGAACTCGCAACGGCGAGGCGTTATCCAAAAGGAGAGGTACCTACTAAGATTAGTAGCGTAAGGGGAAATCTTTCAATTTTGTCTGTTTTGTTCAAGACGTGTTTTGGGAGCTATAATCCACAACCCTGA
- a CDS encoding NAD(P)-dependent oxidoreductase: MDALIGFSGFVGGTLLRQAAFEHLYRSTNIGEIENRHFDVVVCAGAPAKKWIANKDPEGDLQKIEMLIARLKTISCKMFILISTVDVFKQPFGVDEDSIVAEEGLHAYGLHRRMLEVFVQDNFTNNLVVRLPGLVGPGLQKNVIFDFLNNNNVSSIDSRGVFQFYPMVNLWYDVHCALKAGLKLVHLTSEPISVSDISLLGFGQFFSNQLSPAPAEYDFQSKHAEVFGGSGRYQYSHRETVQAIRFYAQSEPLKAKGGAL; the protein is encoded by the coding sequence TTGGACGCTCTGATTGGATTCTCAGGGTTTGTAGGGGGTACACTGCTTAGGCAAGCCGCCTTTGAACATCTGTATAGATCAACCAATATCGGTGAGATCGAAAACAGGCATTTTGACGTGGTAGTGTGCGCAGGTGCTCCGGCAAAAAAGTGGATTGCCAATAAAGATCCCGAAGGCGACCTTCAAAAAATCGAAATGCTGATCGCTCGCTTGAAAACCATCAGTTGTAAGATGTTTATCTTGATCAGCACTGTTGATGTGTTTAAACAGCCTTTCGGTGTTGACGAAGATTCAATTGTCGCTGAAGAGGGGCTGCACGCGTACGGACTGCACCGCAGAATGCTGGAGGTGTTTGTTCAAGATAATTTCACAAATAATTTGGTAGTTCGTTTGCCCGGTTTGGTCGGGCCAGGATTACAAAAAAATGTCATTTTTGATTTTCTTAACAATAACAATGTCAGTTCTATCGACAGTCGGGGGGTGTTTCAGTTTTATCCTATGGTCAATCTTTGGTATGACGTTCACTGCGCACTTAAGGCGGGTCTGAAGTTAGTTCACCTGACGTCGGAACCGATTAGCGTAAGTGATATTTCTTTGCTCGGGTTTGGACAATTTTTCTCCAATCAGTTGTCTCCCGCTCCAGCCGAATACGACTTCCAAAGCAAACATGCTGAAGTGTTTGGAGGGTCAGGGCGTTATCAGTACAGTCACCGGGAAACTGTCCAAGCTATCAGGTTCTACGCCCAGTCGGAACCGCTTAAGGCCAAGGGCGGGGCTTTATGA
- a CDS encoding ComEA family DNA-binding protein, with product MQNTYLTSLIFAFLTTLSVTTTAAPSIKPEAPTPITAQMAKAEQPAKVNLNAADAETLRRDLFGIGAAKARAIVAYRESNGPFTAVDELLEVKGIGKALLEKNRERLVLN from the coding sequence ATGCAAAACACTTACCTCACCTCCCTCATCTTCGCCTTCCTCACCACCCTGTCCGTCACCACCACCGCAGCCCCGTCCATCAAACCCGAAGCCCCAACCCCTATCACCGCCCAAATGGCCAAGGCCGAGCAACCCGCCAAGGTGAACCTCAACGCCGCCGACGCTGAAACCCTGCGCCGTGACCTGTTCGGCATTGGTGCCGCGAAAGCCAGAGCGATCGTGGCCTACCGCGAGAGCAATGGCCCATTCACGGCGGTGGATGAGTTGTTGGAAGTGAAGGGGATCGGCAAGGCGTTGTTGGAAAAGAATCGCGAGAGGCTGGTGCTCAATTAA
- the kdpA gene encoding potassium-transporting ATPase subunit KdpA, whose amino-acid sequence MHSYDYWLIIAFFAVVLVPAPFLGRFYYKVMEGQRTWLTPVLGPVEKACYRLSGVSEHQEQSWQKYMLALLAFNLAGFLLLFAILLFQDYLPLNPQKLPGQEWTLAFNTAVSFMTNTNWQSYSGEASLSYLSQMAGLTVQNFVSAATGLAVLVALCRGIGRKSAQTLGNFWVDMTRATLYGLLPLCLVLALFLVWQGVPQTFAHYVDAVTMQGVDQVIPLGPAASQIAIKQLGTNGGGFFGVNSAHPFEDPTAWANLFEVASIILIPVALVFTFGHYVKDLRQSRAILGCMLALFLIGGATSLWSEYQPNPTLNNPAVEQTAPLEGKEARFGTTGTVLWSVTTTAASNGSVNGMQDSLSPLSGMVAMVNMMVGEVIFGGVGAGMYGMLLNVLIAVFLAGLMIGRTPEYLGKKLQAKEVQLLVVTLLVMPVGVLVLGAIAASLPGPAGAISNPGPHGFSQLLYAYTSASANNGSAFGGFSANTPFHNLMLGLGMLIGRFGYILPVLALAGSLAMKKGAPIGQNSFPTHGPLFVTLLTVTILLVGGLTFLPTLALGPIAEHLSMAASK is encoded by the coding sequence ATGCACAGTTATGACTATTGGCTGATCATCGCCTTCTTCGCGGTGGTGCTGGTGCCAGCGCCGTTCCTTGGGCGGTTCTACTACAAGGTGATGGAGGGGCAGCGCACCTGGCTCACCCCGGTGCTGGGCCCTGTGGAAAAAGCCTGTTATCGCCTGTCCGGCGTGAGCGAGCATCAGGAACAAAGCTGGCAGAAGTACATGCTGGCGTTGCTCGCGTTCAACCTCGCGGGCTTTTTGCTGTTGTTTGCGATCCTGTTGTTCCAAGACTATCTGCCACTGAACCCGCAGAAGTTGCCGGGCCAGGAATGGACGCTGGCCTTCAACACGGCGGTCAGTTTCATGACCAACACCAACTGGCAGTCCTACAGCGGTGAAGCGTCCCTGAGCTACCTCAGCCAGATGGCCGGCTTGACCGTGCAGAACTTCGTCAGTGCGGCCACCGGTCTTGCAGTGCTGGTCGCGTTATGCCGTGGGATCGGTCGCAAATCCGCCCAGACATTGGGTAACTTCTGGGTCGATATGACCCGCGCCACCCTCTACGGGCTGTTGCCGTTGTGCCTGGTGCTCGCGCTGTTCCTAGTGTGGCAGGGCGTACCGCAAACCTTCGCCCATTACGTTGATGCCGTGACAATGCAAGGCGTTGATCAGGTGATCCCCCTGGGCCCGGCGGCCAGCCAGATTGCGATCAAGCAATTGGGCACCAACGGCGGTGGCTTCTTCGGCGTCAACTCGGCGCATCCGTTTGAAGACCCGACGGCCTGGGCCAACCTGTTTGAAGTGGCCTCGATCATCCTGATCCCGGTGGCGCTGGTGTTTACCTTCGGCCATTACGTCAAGGACCTGCGCCAGAGCCGCGCCATTCTTGGCTGCATGCTGGCGCTGTTCCTGATCGGCGGCGCGACCTCGCTGTGGTCCGAATACCAGCCCAACCCGACCCTGAACAACCCGGCCGTGGAGCAAACCGCGCCGCTGGAAGGCAAGGAAGCGCGCTTCGGCACCACCGGCACCGTGCTGTGGTCGGTGACCACGACGGCGGCGTCCAACGGTTCGGTCAACGGCATGCAGGACAGCCTCAGCCCCCTCAGCGGCATGGTGGCGATGGTCAACATGATGGTCGGCGAAGTGATCTTCGGCGGCGTCGGTGCCGGCATGTACGGCATGTTGCTCAATGTGTTGATTGCGGTGTTCCTCGCCGGCCTGATGATCGGGCGTACCCCGGAATACTTGGGCAAGAAGCTGCAGGCCAAGGAAGTGCAACTGCTGGTGGTGACCCTGCTGGTGATGCCGGTTGGCGTGCTCGTGCTCGGTGCCATCGCCGCCAGCCTGCCTGGCCCGGCCGGCGCCATCAGTAACCCTGGGCCCCATGGCTTCAGCCAGTTGCTCTACGCCTACACCTCGGCCAGTGCCAACAACGGCTCGGCGTTCGGCGGTTTCAGCGCCAACACGCCGTTCCACAACCTGATGCTGGGCCTGGGCATGTTGATCGGCCGCTTCGGCTACATCCTCCCGGTACTGGCCCTGGCCGGCAGCCTGGCGATGAAGAAGGGCGCACCCATCGGCCAGAACAGCTTCCCGACCCATGGTCCGCTGTTCGTGACCCTGTTGACCGTGACCATTTTGCTGGTGGGCGGCCTGACTTTCCTGCCGACGCTGGCGCTGGGCCCCATTGCTGAACATCTGAGCATGGCTGCCTCTAAATGA
- a CDS encoding GntR family transcriptional regulator: MTLSLSLADQIALELRADIIGGRLLPGMPLIEAELVNAYNASRNTIREALHRLGQEGLTRYVRNKGVMVRRLEREEVRDLFVVRRTLELQAIAQSGALTDDQSEGMQNAIDATTLAREREDWRAVATHSLVFHQQIVGLMRSPLFDEFFAQVIAQLRLVFCAAPDEQRFQSPWLERDREIYQLLLENNKPAAGEAMSLYLDDSERLSLALFTHP, from the coding sequence ATGACCCTCAGCCTATCCCTAGCCGACCAAATCGCCTTGGAACTGCGCGCCGACATCATTGGCGGGCGGCTTCTACCAGGCATGCCTTTGATCGAAGCCGAACTGGTGAACGCCTACAACGCATCACGCAATACCATCCGCGAAGCGTTGCACCGTCTCGGCCAGGAAGGGTTGACTCGCTACGTGCGCAATAAAGGCGTAATGGTCCGGCGATTAGAGCGGGAGGAGGTGCGTGATTTGTTTGTGGTCCGCCGCACCCTGGAGTTGCAGGCTATCGCTCAGAGTGGCGCTCTGACAGACGATCAATCCGAGGGTATGCAGAATGCAATCGACGCCACGACGCTGGCCCGTGAGCGTGAGGACTGGCGGGCGGTTGCTACCCACAGTCTGGTGTTTCATCAGCAGATTGTCGGATTGATGCGCAGCCCGTTGTTCGACGAGTTTTTTGCCCAGGTGATCGCGCAACTGCGCCTGGTGTTTTGTGCGGCGCCCGATGAGCAGCGTTTCCAGTCGCCTTGGCTGGAGCGTGATCGTGAGATCTACCAACTTCTGCTCGAAAATAATAAGCCTGCGGCGGGGGAGGCGATGAGCCTGTACCTGGACGATTCGGAGCGCCTGTCGTTGGCTTTGTTTACTCACCCTTGA
- a CDS encoding FAD-dependent oxidoreductase, translating to MQIGHDAIIIGGGFYGAAIAVYLVRQRGLKRVVLIEREPALMTRASYNNQARVHNGYHYPRSFTTAYRSRINLPKFVQEWPTAVKQDFTKLYAIARRNSKVTAKQFERFCRDIGADIRVADPALRGLFEPRLIEKIYVVKEYVFDATKLARLAEQELRQAGVQLIYDTSVTAVSKGVDIPLQVALHNKQGVQELLTSQFVFNCTYSGLNQLSGDFSGVCSGLKQEITEMALMQMPESLCGLGVTVMDGPFFSLMPFPSCGLHTLSHVRYTPHMHWSDQRGIDPYEKLRGYHKETRVDRMVRDAARYMPELLKAEYKESLFEVKTILNKNESDDGRPILFEKHMDLPGCYSVLGGKIDNIYDVLEKLDEVI from the coding sequence ATGCAAATCGGTCATGATGCGATCATCATCGGAGGCGGCTTCTATGGTGCAGCGATAGCGGTCTATCTTGTTAGGCAGAGGGGGCTCAAGCGAGTTGTACTCATTGAGCGGGAGCCGGCCTTGATGACCCGTGCCTCTTATAATAATCAGGCGCGGGTGCATAATGGCTATCACTACCCACGAAGTTTTACCACAGCTTATCGAAGCCGAATTAATTTGCCCAAGTTCGTTCAGGAGTGGCCAACGGCAGTGAAGCAGGATTTTACCAAGCTCTATGCCATTGCTCGTCGAAACTCAAAAGTCACTGCCAAGCAGTTTGAGCGGTTTTGCCGAGATATCGGCGCTGATATTCGAGTGGCTGACCCGGCATTGCGCGGTTTATTTGAGCCTCGGTTGATTGAAAAAATATATGTTGTAAAAGAGTATGTGTTTGACGCCACCAAGCTTGCTCGTTTGGCGGAGCAAGAGTTGAGGCAGGCCGGTGTTCAACTTATTTACGACACCTCTGTTACGGCGGTTTCAAAAGGCGTGGACATTCCTTTACAGGTGGCCTTACACAACAAGCAAGGCGTACAGGAACTCCTGACAAGTCAATTTGTCTTTAACTGTACGTACAGTGGTCTCAATCAGCTTTCTGGTGATTTTTCTGGAGTATGTAGTGGACTCAAGCAGGAGATAACAGAAATGGCGTTGATGCAGATGCCTGAATCACTCTGCGGATTAGGCGTGACAGTCATGGACGGCCCATTTTTTTCATTGATGCCGTTCCCCTCCTGTGGACTGCATACGTTATCGCATGTTCGCTATACTCCTCACATGCATTGGAGTGATCAACGCGGAATTGACCCGTACGAAAAACTAAGGGGTTATCATAAGGAAACCCGAGTTGATCGCATGGTGAGAGACGCTGCTCGTTATATGCCTGAGCTATTGAAGGCAGAGTATAAAGAGTCCTTGTTTGAGGTAAAGACTATTTTAAATAAAAATGAAAGTGACGATGGTCGGCCAATTCTTTTCGAAAAGCATATGGACCTGCCTGGTTGTTATTCTGTTCTCGGCGGTAAAATCGATAATATATATGATGTCTTGGAGAAGTTGGATGAGGTCATTTGA
- a CDS encoding sugar phosphate isomerase/epimerase family protein — protein sequence MRLAVSNIAWDVSEDEVIAALLYRYAIDAIDVAPGKYFKNPIAATDAEIARVKKWWADREIEVTGLQALLYGTTGLNVFGSSESRAALQLHLAAVCRIGSGLGATRIVFGSPKNRDRAGLDDQQALEVAVPFFRQLGDVAQTYGVTICLEPNPVCYGANFMVDSVQTAQVVKEVAHPAIFMQLDTGALTINGEDPSVILRDFAALIGHVHISEPDLLPLGGGRTAHGLMSQVLDRYLPNHVVTVEMVATENERHDVSIEKAIQVAVHHYRDALAGDII from the coding sequence ATGAGACTTGCGGTTTCAAATATTGCATGGGATGTGTCGGAAGACGAGGTCATCGCGGCGCTCTTATATCGCTATGCTATTGATGCGATTGATGTCGCACCGGGAAAATACTTCAAAAACCCTATTGCAGCTACCGATGCTGAAATTGCACGGGTTAAAAAGTGGTGGGCTGATCGAGAGATCGAGGTCACAGGTTTGCAAGCACTTCTATACGGTACGACCGGGTTGAATGTATTTGGCTCATCCGAGAGCCGGGCAGCGTTGCAGTTGCACTTGGCTGCGGTATGCCGAATAGGTTCGGGGCTGGGGGCGACTCGAATTGTCTTTGGTTCCCCTAAAAATCGGGATCGTGCAGGGTTAGATGATCAGCAGGCGTTGGAGGTTGCGGTACCTTTTTTCCGACAGTTAGGAGATGTTGCCCAAACCTATGGTGTAACGATCTGTCTGGAACCAAACCCTGTCTGTTATGGTGCAAACTTTATGGTTGATAGCGTTCAAACTGCCCAGGTTGTGAAAGAGGTTGCACACCCTGCGATATTCATGCAGTTGGATACCGGTGCGCTCACTATCAATGGGGAGGACCCTTCTGTGATTCTGCGAGACTTTGCGGCTCTGATTGGTCATGTTCATATTAGTGAGCCCGATTTATTACCCTTGGGGGGAGGCAGAACTGCTCACGGGTTGATGTCACAGGTATTGGATCGATATTTGCCTAATCACGTGGTGACGGTCGAAATGGTCGCGACTGAGAATGAACGACATGACGTTTCTATTGAGAAAGCTATTCAAGTAGCGGTCCATCACTACCGGGATGCGTTGGCGGGGGACATCATATGA
- a CDS encoding urea carboxylase-associated family protein has product MFKNYPAAYQVSKGSALQVDKAFYERVRDQKAQRTLIEQFEVPIRTGRAWKVPAGHVFRVTTPVGPQVGDFNVWNANDPRERLWAARTRQLQGAHVSTHDRLWSNLPFLRPLLTITDDSLASYGIDEHGGRLHDLLGTRCDPYVNRMLTGEDFHHHCHSNLTRAVLPHGLTEFDVHDVLNIFQCTGLNHDDMYFMKACPAQKGDYLEFFAEIDVLCALSTCPGGDLSLPMWGPDAQDPLTVCRPLGVEVYKLEEALLNGWSQPERAAYKGQHGLQIAKADWE; this is encoded by the coding sequence ATGTTCAAAAACTATCCTGCCGCATATCAGGTCAGTAAAGGTTCGGCGCTGCAGGTCGACAAGGCCTTTTATGAGCGTGTTCGTGACCAGAAGGCGCAGCGCACCCTGATCGAACAATTCGAAGTACCGATCCGCACGGGCAGGGCATGGAAAGTACCTGCCGGGCATGTGTTTCGTGTGACTACGCCGGTGGGCCCGCAGGTGGGGGACTTCAACGTGTGGAACGCCAACGACCCGCGCGAGCGCTTGTGGGCGGCGCGCACGCGTCAGTTGCAGGGCGCGCATGTGAGCACCCATGATCGGTTGTGGTCGAACCTGCCGTTTCTGCGGCCTTTGCTGACGATCACCGATGACAGCCTGGCCAGTTATGGCATCGATGAGCATGGTGGGCGTCTGCATGATTTGCTCGGCACGCGGTGTGATCCGTATGTGAACCGGATGCTGACCGGTGAGGACTTCCATCATCATTGTCATTCGAACCTGACACGGGCGGTTTTACCCCACGGTTTGACGGAGTTCGATGTGCATGACGTGCTGAATATTTTCCAGTGCACGGGCTTGAATCATGACGACATGTATTTCATGAAAGCCTGCCCGGCGCAGAAGGGTGATTACCTGGAGTTTTTTGCCGAGATCGATGTGTTGTGTGCGTTGTCGACCTGTCCCGGTGGGGATTTGTCGCTGCCGATGTGGGGGCCGGACGCGCAGGACCCGTTGACGGTGTGCCGTCCGCTGGGGGTCGAGGTCTACAAGCTGGAAGAGGCGTTGCTCAATGGCTGGAGCCAGCCGGAGCGTGCTGCCTATAAGGGGCAGCACGGGTTGCAGATCGCCAAGGCGGATTGGGAGTAA
- a CDS encoding DMT family transporter: MSIKWLILVLGILSNASASVLVKMAMMAPRKFPSLNDPGAALGNWPFWLGLGMYGCAFLLYAGALARLPLNVAHPVLTAGAIATVAVSSAVFFREPFYWTTAAGILLVIVGVGLITARVA; encoded by the coding sequence ATGAGTATCAAATGGTTGATCTTGGTCCTTGGGATCTTATCCAATGCATCTGCCAGTGTTTTGGTGAAGATGGCAATGATGGCCCCCAGAAAATTTCCCTCCCTCAACGATCCTGGCGCAGCGCTTGGTAATTGGCCTTTTTGGCTAGGCCTGGGAATGTACGGGTGTGCTTTTTTACTTTACGCAGGCGCTTTGGCACGCCTTCCGTTGAATGTGGCGCATCCGGTTCTGACTGCCGGAGCGATAGCGACGGTGGCGGTGTCTTCCGCTGTGTTTTTCCGTGAACCCTTCTACTGGACAACAGCCGCTGGGATCTTATTGGTGATCGTTGGAGTCGGTTTAATTACCGCTCGAGTGGCTTAA